The Sorangiineae bacterium MSr11367 genome window below encodes:
- a CDS encoding polyamine aminopropyltransferase → MDLPLPGPSADGEGADVAPKPWLLFATVLVIATAGIVYELVAGAVASYVLGDSITQFSIVIGVYLSALGLGAYLSRFIDTRLARAFVEVEFSTALAGGASAPVLFLAYAHTKAFSLVLYGTVVVVGTLVGLELPLLIRILRQRVVIKELIARALAFDYLGALVGSLLFSLLLVPKLGLVRTSLAFGLLNAVVGIASTWYVGGGPEMRGARVRGFVIAAILLAAFTQAERITAAAEDQIYADEVIFARQTAYQRIVMTRSQHSFQLFLNGNLQFASADEYRYHEALVHPAFAAAEKRAHVLVAGGGDGLAAREILRYPEVEDVTLVDIDPQMTQIASTLPLLRDLNARSFNDPKMHVVHDDAMVWLANAENKYDIVVVDFPDPNNFALGKLYTTRFYNLVRQHLAPGGALVVQATSPLFARVSFWCIAKTIEAAGFIAKPYHAAVPSFGEWGFVLAKREPFEAPERPRLAGLRFLDEASMKSLFVLSPDMAEEKGVEINKLNNQILVSYYEHEWRRWN, encoded by the coding sequence ATGGATCTGCCCCTGCCCGGCCCTTCCGCTGATGGGGAGGGCGCTGACGTCGCGCCGAAGCCGTGGCTCTTGTTTGCGACGGTGCTCGTCATTGCGACGGCGGGCATCGTGTACGAGTTGGTCGCCGGTGCGGTGGCGTCGTACGTGCTCGGCGATTCCATCACGCAGTTCTCCATCGTCATCGGCGTGTACTTGTCGGCGTTGGGGCTCGGAGCCTACCTGTCGCGGTTCATCGATACCCGGCTGGCGCGTGCGTTCGTCGAGGTGGAGTTCTCCACGGCGCTCGCCGGCGGTGCCTCGGCGCCGGTGCTCTTTTTGGCGTACGCACACACCAAGGCATTTTCCCTGGTGCTCTACGGCACCGTGGTGGTGGTGGGCACCTTGGTCGGGCTCGAGCTTCCGCTGCTCATTCGCATTTTGCGGCAGCGCGTGGTCATCAAGGAGCTCATCGCGCGCGCCCTCGCCTTCGACTACCTCGGGGCGCTCGTCGGCTCGCTTCTCTTTTCGCTGCTGCTCGTACCGAAACTCGGCTTGGTGCGCACCTCGCTCGCGTTCGGCCTGCTGAACGCGGTCGTGGGCATCGCCTCCACCTGGTACGTGGGCGGCGGGCCCGAAATGCGCGGCGCGCGTGTGCGCGGTTTCGTCATTGCGGCCATCTTGCTCGCGGCCTTCACCCAAGCCGAGCGCATCACCGCGGCGGCCGAGGACCAGATTTACGCGGACGAGGTCATCTTCGCGCGGCAGACGGCGTACCAGCGCATCGTGATGACCCGCTCGCAGCACTCGTTTCAGCTCTTTCTCAACGGCAACCTGCAATTTGCGTCGGCCGACGAATACCGCTACCACGAGGCCCTGGTGCATCCGGCGTTCGCCGCGGCGGAGAAGCGCGCCCACGTGCTGGTGGCCGGTGGCGGCGACGGGCTCGCGGCGCGGGAAATCCTGCGCTACCCCGAGGTGGAAGACGTCACCCTGGTCGACATCGACCCGCAGATGACCCAGATTGCCAGCACCTTGCCGCTTCTGCGCGATCTCAATGCGCGGAGCTTCAACGATCCCAAGATGCACGTCGTTCACGACGATGCGATGGTGTGGCTGGCCAACGCCGAAAACAAATACGACATCGTCGTGGTCGACTTTCCCGATCCGAACAACTTCGCGCTGGGCAAGCTTTACACGACCCGCTTCTACAACCTCGTGCGGCAGCACCTCGCACCGGGCGGCGCGTTGGTGGTGCAGGCCACCTCGCCGTTGTTCGCGCGCGTATCGTTTTGGTGCATCGCCAAGACCATCGAGGCCGCAGGCTTCATCGCCAAGCCATACCATGCGGCGGTTCCGTCGTTCGGCGAGTGGGGGTTCGTGCTCGCCAAGCGCGAGCCCTTCGAAGCGCCGGAAAGGCCGAGGCTCGCGGGCCTTCGCTTTCTCGACGAAGCG
- a CDS encoding DUF350 domain-containing protein yields MNTMAIVQSVVTSLVFSGIGLVMFLLAFKVFQWLSPFSIRKEIEEDQNTALGILMGSVMLGLAIIIAAAIHG; encoded by the coding sequence ATGAATACGATGGCCATCGTGCAATCCGTCGTGACATCGCTCGTCTTCAGCGGCATCGGGCTGGTGATGTTTCTCTTGGCCTTCAAGGTATTTCAGTGGCTCTCACCGTTTTCGATTCGGAAAGAGATCGAGGAAGATCAGAACACCGCGCTCGGTATTTTGATGGGCTCGGTGATGCTGGGGCTGGCGATCATCATCGCCGCCGCGATTCACGGATAG
- a CDS encoding DUF4178 domain-containing protein yields MNFQVQLLRAGPCPNCGGPVEFASGSAPTQVCKFCRYVIVRTDRDMRSAGKVADLIPMATPFGTEARGSIEGRPFRVAGRVQYDRVQAPGAPWEEIYIELDQGGWSWLSHAQGRWLVTSLYPHQLPVRPPSYAEANPGVLFPVPNMPELRVVERGQRRFVSAEGELPFPMVPNQVEPYADLSGAGGAFATIDYDAQGMPAYLYFGREIDPRQLTLSSGAPVTEAPRAQVTSLTCPKCGGNFPLRAPDATERLACQFCGMLCDVNQGALVALKPLPLPPIPPAIALGAKGNLRGQDVMVLGYVMRSTVVDGERYGWREYLLYVAATSSFVFLLEEDGAWQHIVPIQAGELQQTGPQAFAFRGQAYQYAQGVQAVVDYVLGEFYWRVEQGETVMAYEFHGPGGVKLNQESTKDEVQFSVSTPLGIDELRKAFPSEFTGPKAPAGVRQAKSSNLFFLVLFGLWFAVSMVGCVLSSGKPVLDQRVPVVQMVKKPLATPELAKSEAFFSEPFRIDGGRNLKLKLAPGFTCLDADDSWITADIALVHMDSGQVWEDSVEFADEPKAIWYSRVPEGQYVLRVEPDSKVPATCQPMQVTLVSGALPWGYVMGSLGVLVVLWIISARKTTA; encoded by the coding sequence GTGAACTTCCAGGTCCAGCTCCTTCGCGCCGGCCCGTGCCCGAACTGCGGGGGGCCCGTCGAATTTGCATCGGGCTCCGCGCCGACGCAGGTCTGCAAATTCTGCCGCTACGTCATCGTCCGCACGGACCGCGACATGCGCTCCGCGGGCAAGGTGGCCGATCTGATTCCCATGGCGACGCCCTTCGGCACGGAGGCGCGTGGCAGCATCGAGGGGCGCCCGTTCCGCGTCGCCGGCCGGGTGCAATACGACCGGGTCCAGGCCCCGGGCGCGCCCTGGGAAGAGATCTACATCGAGCTCGATCAGGGCGGGTGGTCCTGGCTCTCGCACGCGCAAGGGCGATGGCTGGTCACGTCGCTGTATCCACACCAGCTGCCCGTGCGGCCGCCGTCGTACGCCGAGGCAAACCCGGGGGTGCTGTTCCCCGTGCCGAACATGCCAGAGCTTCGCGTGGTGGAGCGCGGGCAGCGGCGGTTCGTCTCGGCGGAGGGCGAGCTTCCCTTCCCCATGGTGCCGAATCAGGTCGAGCCTTACGCGGACCTGTCGGGCGCGGGCGGTGCGTTCGCGACCATCGATTACGACGCGCAGGGCATGCCCGCGTATCTTTATTTCGGCCGCGAGATCGATCCGCGGCAGCTCACGTTGAGCTCGGGCGCGCCGGTCACCGAGGCGCCTCGCGCCCAAGTGACGTCGCTCACGTGCCCGAAATGCGGGGGCAATTTTCCGCTGCGCGCCCCCGATGCGACGGAGCGCCTCGCCTGCCAATTCTGCGGGATGCTCTGCGATGTGAACCAGGGCGCGCTGGTGGCGTTGAAGCCGCTGCCCCTGCCGCCGATCCCGCCGGCCATCGCACTGGGCGCAAAGGGCAACCTTCGCGGGCAGGACGTGATGGTGCTCGGCTACGTGATGCGCTCCACCGTCGTGGACGGTGAACGCTATGGCTGGCGCGAGTACCTCCTCTACGTCGCGGCCACGAGCTCCTTCGTCTTTCTTCTGGAGGAAGACGGCGCGTGGCAGCACATCGTGCCGATTCAAGCGGGCGAGCTCCAACAAACGGGGCCGCAGGCTTTTGCCTTCCGGGGCCAGGCCTACCAGTACGCCCAAGGCGTGCAGGCCGTGGTGGACTACGTGCTCGGCGAATTCTATTGGCGCGTCGAGCAGGGCGAGACCGTCATGGCCTACGAGTTTCACGGCCCGGGCGGCGTGAAACTGAATCAGGAGTCGACCAAGGACGAAGTCCAGTTTTCCGTCTCCACGCCGCTCGGCATCGACGAGCTGCGGAAGGCGTTCCCCTCGGAGTTCACGGGGCCCAAGGCTCCGGCGGGCGTTCGACAGGCCAAGTCGTCGAATCTCTTCTTCTTGGTGCTCTTCGGGCTTTGGTTCGCCGTGAGCATGGTGGGCTGCGTGCTCTCCTCCGGGAAACCGGTACTCGATCAGCGCGTCCCCGTGGTGCAGATGGTGAAGAAGCCGCTCGCCACGCCCGAACTGGCCAAGAGCGAGGCTTTTTTCTCCGAACCGTTTCGCATCGACGGGGGAAGGAATCTCAAGCTGAAATTGGCCCCCGGCTTCACGTGCCTCGATGCCGACGATAGCTGGATCACCGCGGACATCGCCCTCGTTCACATGGATTCCGGGCAAGTCTGGGAGGACTCCGTGGAGTTCGCCGACGAGCCAAAAGCAATTTGGTATTCGCGCGTTCCGGAGGGCCAATACGTGCTGCGGGTCGAGCCGGATAGCAAGGTACCCGCCACGTGCCAGCCGATGCAGGTCACGTTGGTCAGTGGGGCGCTGCCCTGGGGCTACGTCATGGGATCGCTCGGTGTGTTGGTCGTCCTGTGGATCATCTCGGCGAGGAAAACAACGGCATGA
- the speD gene encoding adenosylmethionine decarboxylase, with amino-acid sequence MREGFDCVGRLGTEWIVDAGGCDPARLRDVEAVDHFLDVAMRALELTSLPPHRTHKFPGEGGITALVLLTESHLAVHTFPEYGALTVNLYSCRTRPPYAWEKALREAFGATHVQVRELARSVPA; translated from the coding sequence ATGCGCGAAGGCTTCGATTGCGTGGGGCGCTTGGGGACGGAGTGGATCGTCGACGCAGGCGGGTGTGATCCCGCACGGCTGCGTGACGTGGAGGCCGTCGACCATTTTCTCGACGTCGCGATGCGCGCGCTGGAGCTCACCAGCCTTCCGCCGCACCGAACGCACAAGTTTCCCGGCGAAGGGGGCATCACGGCCTTGGTGCTCCTCACGGAGTCGCACTTGGCGGTGCACACCTTCCCGGAATATGGAGCGCTCACCGTGAACTTGTACTCGTGCCGCACGCGGCCGCCGTACGCGTGGGAAAAGGCGCTGCGCGAAGCCTTCGGCGCCACCCACGTCCAGGTGCGGGAACTCGCACGCTCGGTGCCCGCGTGA
- a CDS encoding SDR family oxidoreductase, giving the protein MSRTVLVVGATGRLGVAIARALVKRQSRVVLTARDPDKLASLAHELGELAGTAPPSVVCADLTREDAAPSIVEGIRRTDLGKIDDIVLACGPFPRTPLETLRREDLQHTLTVHAIAPLLLVHALSADLAAARGAVVALGDVGTSRPYTNHVAYITAKGALKAGLRALSVELAPDVRVNMLQLGIVADPEADADPLRTHRLAARSSLGRFGTAEEVVHVVLSLLDATWTTGETWNIGR; this is encoded by the coding sequence ATGTCTCGCACCGTCCTTGTCGTCGGCGCAACCGGGCGTCTCGGTGTCGCCATCGCGCGCGCACTCGTCAAAAGGCAGAGTCGCGTCGTTCTTACGGCACGCGATCCGGACAAGCTGGCGAGCCTCGCGCACGAGCTCGGTGAGCTGGCCGGCACAGCCCCTCCCTCCGTGGTTTGCGCGGATTTGACGCGGGAAGATGCCGCTCCGAGCATCGTCGAGGGCATCCGGCGGACGGATTTGGGCAAAATCGATGACATCGTGCTTGCCTGCGGCCCCTTTCCGCGAACCCCGCTGGAGACCTTGCGGCGGGAGGATCTACAGCACACCCTGACCGTCCACGCCATCGCTCCTCTATTGTTGGTGCATGCATTGAGCGCCGACCTGGCGGCCGCCCGCGGTGCGGTGGTGGCTCTGGGGGACGTCGGGACGTCCAGGCCGTACACGAATCACGTGGCCTACATCACGGCCAAGGGCGCGCTCAAGGCGGGCCTTCGCGCGCTGAGCGTGGAGCTCGCGCCCGATGTCCGGGTCAACATGTTGCAACTCGGCATCGTGGCCGATCCCGAGGCGGACGCCGATCCGCTTCGGACGCACCGCCTGGCCGCCCGCTCGTCGTTGGGGCGCTTCGGCACCGCCGAGGAAGTCGTGCACGTCGTCCTGTCCTTGCTCGACGCCACCTGGACGACGGGCGAGACCTGGAACATCGGACGCTGA
- a CDS encoding glycosyltransferase, with product MNRLTIVVPCYNEGRRLDAGGFTEITAASPDISLLFVNDGSSDDTEERLREIERMRPSQIGVLSLSKNVGKGEAVRRGMLSAFDDGPDAVGYYDADLSTPPSELLRMWDVLRERDIAVLLAARVGLLGTTIERHAFRHFSGRIFATFASMTLNLRVYDTQCGAKLFMASPALRAALEDPFVSRWAFDVELLGRLLTGTEHIAPLREEELQEIPLQAWVDVPGSKLHIGSMVKTTSELLLIAGDLARRARRRKRA from the coding sequence GTGAATCGCCTGACCATCGTCGTTCCTTGTTACAACGAGGGCCGCCGTTTGGACGCGGGAGGCTTCACGGAAATCACCGCGGCCTCGCCCGACATCTCGCTTCTCTTCGTGAACGACGGCTCTTCGGACGACACCGAAGAACGGTTGCGTGAAATCGAGCGCATGCGTCCGAGCCAGATCGGCGTCTTGTCCCTCTCCAAGAACGTCGGCAAGGGTGAGGCCGTGCGCCGGGGCATGCTTTCGGCGTTCGACGACGGACCCGATGCGGTGGGCTACTACGATGCGGATCTCTCCACGCCGCCGTCGGAGCTTTTGCGAATGTGGGACGTGTTGCGCGAAAGGGACATCGCCGTCCTTCTCGCGGCGCGCGTCGGTCTCCTGGGCACCACCATCGAGCGCCACGCCTTCCGGCACTTCTCGGGTCGTATCTTCGCCACCTTTGCGTCCATGACCTTGAACCTGCGCGTCTACGACACGCAGTGCGGTGCCAAGCTTTTCATGGCGTCGCCGGCCTTGCGCGCCGCGCTCGAGGATCCTTTCGTGTCGCGATGGGCCTTCGACGTGGAGCTGCTCGGCCGCCTGCTCACGGGCACGGAGCACATCGCGCCGCTGCGTGAGGAAGAACTGCAGGAGATCCCGCTCCAGGCTTGGGTCGACGTTCCCGGCTCCAAGCTTCACATCGGGAGCATGGTGAAGACGACGAGCGAGCTTTTGCTCATCGCCGGTGACCTGGCCCGCCGAGCGCGACGGAGAAAACGCGCGTAA
- a CDS encoding SPFH domain-containing protein has protein sequence MGVFDFIKSGVREMMIARPDNMKHLICFKHPDQNFPMYSQLTVDSDEAAVFFKDGRVVGVLPPGRHTLQTQNIPFLNNIVNKFTGGDVFIAEIFFVKMSPVLGLRFGGELEPMEDPVLFVSVSPQCHGEFALRVADPVRFVVGYHGQAASRIPDNDAILGWIKGKFFMSVKDGIAQVLMEKQKSMLNFAGLNEEFRQRILQRSPSCEEIGVQITDIGYFKVGLKDEDTQFLRQENAERAKAERGVNIAAKQAQANQFGLDQKYNQDARYVQNLAGNWQNYAAGQAIMGAGEGMREHGVGGGIAGLGAEVAIGANVGGAMAGAFANQPQFQVAPPQQPPQQAPQPQAAPGAVAVCPKCSARQPQGKFCQECGTSLAPQKKFCTGCSQELIPPTVKFCGNCGTPSAAPTQASGA, from the coding sequence ATGGGAGTGTTCGATTTCATTAAGAGCGGGGTGCGCGAAATGATGATCGCGCGGCCGGACAACATGAAGCATCTGATTTGCTTCAAGCACCCCGACCAGAACTTCCCAATGTACTCGCAGCTCACCGTCGACTCGGACGAGGCTGCGGTCTTCTTCAAAGACGGTCGCGTCGTCGGCGTCCTGCCGCCGGGCCGTCACACCTTGCAGACGCAGAACATCCCGTTCCTGAACAACATCGTCAACAAGTTCACCGGCGGCGACGTGTTCATCGCGGAGATCTTCTTCGTGAAGATGTCGCCGGTCCTGGGCCTCAGGTTCGGCGGCGAGCTCGAACCGATGGAGGACCCGGTGCTGTTCGTCTCGGTGTCCCCGCAGTGCCACGGTGAGTTTGCGCTCCGCGTTGCCGATCCCGTGCGCTTCGTCGTCGGCTACCACGGGCAAGCGGCATCGCGCATCCCGGACAACGACGCCATCCTTGGCTGGATCAAGGGCAAGTTCTTCATGAGCGTGAAGGACGGCATCGCTCAAGTGCTGATGGAGAAGCAAAAGAGCATGCTGAACTTCGCCGGTCTGAACGAAGAGTTCCGGCAGCGCATCCTCCAGCGCTCGCCCAGCTGCGAGGAGATCGGCGTCCAGATCACCGACATCGGATACTTCAAGGTCGGTCTCAAGGACGAGGACACGCAGTTCCTCCGGCAGGAGAACGCGGAGCGCGCCAAGGCCGAGCGAGGCGTCAACATCGCGGCCAAGCAAGCGCAGGCCAATCAGTTCGGGCTCGATCAGAAGTACAACCAAGACGCGCGCTACGTGCAGAACCTCGCGGGCAACTGGCAGAACTATGCCGCGGGGCAGGCGATCATGGGCGCCGGCGAAGGCATGCGCGAGCACGGCGTGGGCGGTGGCATCGCGGGCCTGGGGGCCGAAGTCGCCATTGGGGCCAACGTCGGCGGGGCCATGGCCGGCGCGTTCGCCAATCAGCCGCAGTTCCAGGTGGCTCCCCCGCAGCAACCTCCCCAACAGGCCCCGCAGCCGCAAGCCGCACCGGGCGCCGTGGCCGTTTGCCCGAAGTGCAGCGCGCGCCAACCGCAGGGTAAGTTTTGCCAGGAATGTGGAACCTCGCTCGCGCCGCAGAAGAAGTTCTGCACGGGCTGCAGCCAGGAGCTCATCCCTCCCACGGTGAAGTTTTGCGGCAATTGCGGAACGCCGTCCGCGGCACCTACACAAGCTTCAGGCGCATAG
- a CDS encoding response regulator, translated as MAKQQLLLVDADPRSTRVLEVSLKKAGYSVTTASDGLDAISKLEVSTPDLVLSDTRLPRLDGYALVRRLKDRAEWASIPVVFLTSQKSVEDKIRGLELGVEDYLTKPIFVRELLARVNLLLARRTHDNITTRNSMGGRTRFTGSIQDMAVVDLLQTFEVSRKSGVVHLSSEKQEAHVYFRDGKIVDANLDRLRGEEAIYRILIWNEADFEVEFTQVKNEDIIGTSTQGILMEGMRRVDEWTRLLEQLPPLSTIFEIDHAQLLERLNEIPDELNGILRLFDGHRSLMDVVDESPFEDLSTLSTISKLYFEGLLIQLPDAHEAPEHDTEPSGDDSVVPADPALADTTRPPPSAIEEMLVVPGPDSLTPPPAAAKGLAHLFVAKANEGKAPEAEDDGEEDNEGEEGEEGERDDHEETTQPEVPVSKAKLRALLQESPPDDPDATAPLGRLRTVRPTDDGHFVLFKRRTEGPGVAQRALGLALGAGAVVLLAVLYFRWQDSQDDKPAEVWPEATAAVSTTPSPNEPGSPASPDSPKLAISSAVTTGSSAAVVVPSASASVAPVAASASAPPTVTPTADASAVASGDAPPRRRHRADGTAGEADAAPASPASSASSAPAAAAGSAPPPTGTLTQQAQRMLERNNPAAAVELARKAVNGDPANAEAWLTLGAAYDAMGNHPLARGAYKSCVDNGQGPRVSECRALNSTP; from the coding sequence GTGGCCAAGCAACAACTCTTGCTCGTCGATGCCGATCCGCGCAGCACGCGGGTCCTGGAAGTCAGCCTAAAGAAGGCTGGCTACAGCGTCACGACTGCCTCCGACGGGCTCGACGCGATTAGCAAGCTCGAGGTCTCCACACCCGATCTGGTGCTGTCCGATACGCGCCTCCCGCGATTGGACGGCTACGCGCTGGTCCGCCGGCTGAAGGATCGCGCCGAGTGGGCGAGCATCCCCGTGGTCTTCCTCACCAGCCAAAAATCGGTCGAGGACAAGATTCGCGGCCTCGAGCTCGGCGTCGAAGACTACCTGACGAAGCCCATCTTCGTCCGCGAGCTCTTGGCCCGCGTGAACCTTCTGCTCGCGCGCCGCACGCACGACAACATCACCACCCGCAACTCCATGGGCGGGCGCACCCGTTTCACGGGCTCCATCCAGGACATGGCGGTGGTGGACTTGCTCCAGACCTTCGAGGTCTCGCGCAAGAGCGGCGTCGTCCACCTGTCGAGCGAGAAGCAGGAGGCGCACGTCTACTTCCGCGACGGCAAGATCGTCGATGCGAACTTGGACCGGCTCCGCGGTGAAGAAGCGATCTACCGCATTCTGATCTGGAACGAGGCGGACTTCGAGGTGGAGTTCACCCAGGTCAAGAACGAGGACATCATCGGCACCTCCACGCAGGGCATCCTCATGGAGGGCATGCGCCGGGTGGACGAATGGACTCGGTTGCTCGAGCAACTGCCCCCGCTGTCCACGATTTTCGAGATCGATCACGCGCAGCTCCTCGAGCGGCTGAACGAGATTCCCGATGAATTGAACGGGATTTTGCGCCTCTTCGACGGTCACCGCTCCTTGATGGACGTGGTGGACGAGTCGCCGTTCGAGGATCTGTCGACGCTGTCGACCATTTCGAAACTGTACTTCGAGGGGCTGCTCATTCAATTGCCCGATGCCCACGAGGCGCCGGAGCACGATACCGAGCCTTCGGGCGACGACTCCGTGGTGCCGGCGGATCCCGCGTTGGCCGATACGACGCGGCCGCCGCCGTCGGCGATCGAGGAAATGCTGGTCGTGCCGGGGCCCGACAGCCTGACCCCGCCGCCGGCTGCCGCAAAGGGTCTGGCCCACCTGTTCGTCGCGAAGGCCAACGAGGGAAAGGCCCCCGAGGCGGAAGACGACGGCGAAGAGGACAACGAGGGCGAAGAAGGCGAAGAAGGCGAGCGCGACGATCACGAGGAGACGACGCAGCCCGAGGTGCCCGTCTCCAAAGCGAAGCTTCGCGCGCTCTTGCAGGAGTCGCCGCCCGACGATCCGGATGCAACCGCACCCCTGGGACGGTTGCGCACGGTGCGTCCGACCGACGATGGGCACTTCGTGCTGTTCAAGCGGCGCACCGAGGGACCAGGGGTCGCGCAGCGCGCCCTCGGGTTGGCCCTGGGCGCCGGTGCGGTGGTGTTGCTCGCGGTGCTGTATTTCCGCTGGCAGGACTCCCAGGACGACAAGCCCGCCGAGGTGTGGCCCGAGGCCACGGCCGCGGTGAGCACCACGCCGTCGCCGAATGAACCCGGTTCGCCGGCCTCACCGGACTCGCCGAAGCTGGCCATCTCCAGCGCCGTCACCACCGGATCGAGCGCCGCCGTGGTCGTCCCGTCGGCGTCGGCCTCCGTTGCGCCCGTGGCCGCGTCGGCCTCGGCGCCGCCCACCGTGACGCCTACGGCGGATGCGAGCGCGGTCGCCTCGGGCGATGCCCCGCCGCGAAGGCGCCATCGCGCGGACGGTACCGCGGGCGAGGCGGATGCCGCGCCGGCGAGTCCCGCATCGAGCGCGTCGAGCGCACCTGCGGCGGCCGCGGGCTCCGCTCCTCCGCCCACGGGGACCTTGACCCAACAGGCGCAGCGCATGCTCGAGCGAAACAACCCCGCCGCAGCCGTCGAGCTGGCACGCAAAGCCGTGAACGGCGATCCCGCCAATGCCGAAGCCTGGCTGACCCTCGGCGCCGCCTACGATGCCATGGGCAACCACCCGCTCGCGCGCGGCGCCTACAAGAGCTGCGTGGACAACGGCCAGGGCCCCCGCGTGAGCGAGTGCCGCGCGCTCAATTCGACGCCGTAA
- a CDS encoding ABC transporter permease, with product MKRLAGRLVWAIAIVWAVTTLAFFINNVIPSDPARMVAGPAARPADIERLRRQLGLDQPMLTQYARFMKRLAHAGPAEIEGSKPPPEHASCATWGRFHIDLGKSYLFRRPVTTILGERLPRTLMLAGAALLVQVVLGVLSGVLAAARKGGRTDAGIVGLSLLAVSTPAFILGIGLQYVFAYRLKWLPLDGFGQTSGDHLASLLLPALTLGILGAAYYARLVRDEMIGLLQQDFVRTAHAKGAPRYRVVLVHALRNALVPIVTLVALDFGALVGGTVVAETLFRWPGIGALSVTALLERDGPVILGTVLVTSTAIVLSNVLADVLYAVLDPRIRNRDAR from the coding sequence TTGAAGCGCCTCGCCGGAAGGCTCGTGTGGGCCATCGCGATCGTGTGGGCCGTGACCACGCTCGCATTCTTCATCAACAACGTGATCCCGAGCGATCCGGCGCGCATGGTGGCCGGGCCCGCGGCGCGGCCCGCCGATATCGAGCGGTTGCGCCGGCAGCTCGGGCTCGATCAGCCGATGTTGACGCAGTACGCGCGATTCATGAAGCGGCTCGCCCACGCCGGGCCGGCCGAGATCGAGGGGAGCAAGCCGCCGCCCGAGCATGCCTCGTGTGCCACGTGGGGGCGGTTTCACATCGATCTGGGCAAGAGTTATCTCTTCCGGCGTCCGGTCACGACCATCCTCGGGGAGCGGCTTCCACGCACGCTCATGCTGGCCGGGGCCGCGCTGTTGGTGCAGGTGGTGCTCGGTGTTCTCTCGGGGGTGCTCGCGGCGGCACGCAAGGGAGGCCGCACCGATGCGGGCATCGTCGGGTTGAGTTTGCTCGCGGTCAGCACGCCGGCGTTCATCCTGGGCATCGGGCTGCAGTACGTGTTCGCCTACCGGCTCAAATGGCTGCCGCTCGATGGATTCGGCCAGACATCGGGCGATCATCTGGCGTCGCTCCTGCTGCCGGCACTCACCTTGGGCATCCTCGGTGCGGCGTACTACGCGCGGCTCGTGCGCGACGAGATGATCGGGCTATTGCAGCAGGACTTCGTGCGAACCGCGCACGCCAAGGGTGCTCCCCGCTACCGCGTGGTGCTGGTCCACGCGCTTCGCAATGCGCTGGTGCCCATCGTGACGTTGGTGGCCCTCGACTTCGGCGCCCTGGTGGGCGGCACCGTGGTGGCGGAGACGCTCTTCCGCTGGCCGGGCATCGGGGCCCTCAGCGTCACCGCCCTGCTCGAGCGCGACGGGCCGGTGATCCTCGGCACCGTGCTGGTGACGTCCACCGCCATCGTTCTGAGCAACGTGCTCGCCGATGTGCTCTACGCCGTGCTGGATCCGCGGATTCGCAACCGCGACGCGCGCTAG